The Clostridiaceae bacterium HFYG-1003 genome includes a window with the following:
- a CDS encoding glycine--tRNA ligase, which yields MADNQVTMDKILALSKGRGFVFPGSEIYGGLANSWDYGPLGVELKENIKKVWWKRFVQESPYNLGLDSGILLNPEVWVASGHVGGFSDPLMDCKQCKSRYRADKLIEEDMTQKGVEYASADGMPEAAMKDYIVENHIACPKCGSHDFTDIRKFNLMFKTFIGVTDESSEPVYLRPETAQGIFINFKNIARTSRKKVPFGICQIGKSFRNEITPGNFIFRTREFEQMELEFFCKPGTDMEWFDYWRSFVHRFLLDIGLRDENLRARDHTAEELSFYSKATTDFEYRYPFGWGELWGVAHRTDYDLTQHMQHSREDLNYQDPVTNEKYLPYVIEPSVSPNRIFLSILLDAYEEQELEGGDIRNVLHLHPALAPFKAAVLPLSKKLNEKAEEVYAQLSKDFMTDFDDAGSIGKRYRREDEIGTPFCVTVDFDTLEDQSVTIRDRDTMEQVRVKISELNQWIAQRVAF from the coding sequence ATGGCAGATAATCAAGTAACAATGGATAAGATCCTGGCCCTGTCCAAGGGCAGAGGCTTCGTGTTTCCGGGTTCGGAAATCTATGGCGGGCTCGCCAATTCCTGGGACTACGGCCCGCTGGGCGTGGAACTGAAGGAGAACATCAAGAAAGTCTGGTGGAAGCGCTTTGTTCAGGAAAGCCCCTATAACCTGGGACTGGATTCGGGCATTCTGCTCAATCCGGAAGTATGGGTGGCCTCGGGTCATGTCGGCGGATTCTCGGATCCACTGATGGACTGCAAGCAGTGCAAATCCAGATATCGGGCCGACAAGCTCATTGAAGAGGACATGACCCAGAAAGGCGTGGAGTACGCCTCCGCCGACGGCATGCCGGAAGCAGCCATGAAGGATTACATTGTGGAAAACCACATTGCCTGCCCCAAGTGCGGCTCCCATGACTTCACCGATATCCGCAAGTTCAACCTGATGTTCAAGACCTTTATCGGAGTGACCGACGAGTCCTCCGAGCCGGTGTACCTCAGACCCGAAACGGCTCAGGGCATCTTCATCAACTTCAAGAACATTGCCCGGACCAGCCGCAAGAAGGTGCCCTTTGGCATCTGCCAGATCGGAAAGTCCTTCCGGAATGAGATCACGCCCGGAAACTTCATTTTCCGGACTCGTGAATTTGAGCAGATGGAGCTGGAATTCTTCTGCAAGCCCGGCACTGACATGGAGTGGTTTGACTACTGGCGCAGCTTCGTGCACCGGTTCCTCCTGGATATTGGCCTGCGCGATGAGAACCTGAGAGCCCGCGATCACACGGCCGAGGAACTCTCGTTCTATTCCAAGGCAACCACGGATTTTGAGTACCGCTATCCCTTTGGCTGGGGTGAACTCTGGGGTGTGGCTCACCGCACCGACTATGACCTGACCCAGCATATGCAGCACTCCCGTGAGGATCTGAATTATCAGGATCCCGTGACCAACGAGAAATATCTGCCTTATGTCATTGAACCCTCCGTTTCCCCCAACCGCATCTTCCTGTCGATTCTGCTCGACGCCTATGAAGAGCAGGAACTGGAGGGCGGCGACATCCGCAATGTACTGCACCTGCATCCGGCGCTGGCGCCCTTCAAGGCAGCGGTTCTGCCCCTGTCCAAGAAGCTGAACGAAAAGGCGGAAGAAGTCTACGCGCAGCTGTCCAAGGACTTCATGACCGACTTTGACGATGCCGGATCCATCGGCAAGCGGTACCGCCGGGAAGATGAAATCGGAACCCCGTTCTGCGTCACGGTGGATTTTGACACCCTGGAAGATCAGTCCGTCACCATCCGGGACCGCGACACCATGGAGCAGGTCCGGGTAAAAATCAGTGAGCTCAACCAGTGGATCGCCCAGCGGGTGGCATTCTAG